A stretch of the Hippocampus zosterae strain Florida chromosome 16, ASM2543408v3, whole genome shotgun sequence genome encodes the following:
- the bhlha9 gene encoding class A basic helix-loop-helix protein 9, whose protein sequence is MSCSSVAESEFSEEELDLSALGQEKNQTSPKTSFQDSESSTSSPSDPEEGQTKKRNRPVRSKARRVAANVRERKRIMDYNQAFNALRVALNHDLSGKRLSKIATLQRAINRISALSVFLSTHPPSKPCAHRECNRSLSGPTAMAASRLEPTGGTIPHPEHQSFAPWHESISHQMQPQEGPHMHRLSAEPHVYMDNGVSSCPPSPHYPCYPTEGQFYASHSHCGSPHDHPPSPLRYSQVGDGLGYQPGMWGSCSQGYIDTLVEHWDIPGR, encoded by the coding sequence ATGAGCTGCAGCAGCGTTGCAGAGTCTGAGTTTTCAGAGGAAGAGTTGGACCTCAGCGCACTTGGCCAAGAGAAGAACCAAACAAGTCCAAAGACGTCATTTCAAGACAGCGAGAGCTCAACTAGCAGCCCAAGCGACCCGGAGGAGGGCCAGACCAAAAAACGGAATAGGCCAGTCCGCTCCAAAGCTCGACGAGTGGCAGCCAATGTTCGTGAGAGAAAACGTATCATGGATTACAACCAGGCCTTCAATGCTCTACGTGTTGCTTTGAATCATGACCTCAGTGGCAAACGGCTCTCAAAGATCGCCACGCTGCAAAGGGCCATCAATCGCATTTCGGCTCTCTCTGTATTCCTGAGCACGCACCCTCCCAGCAAGCCTTGCGCCCATCGGGAGTGTAACAGGTCACTGTCGGGGCCAACAGCGATGGCAGCATCTCGACTTGAGCCAACCGGGGGTACCATCCCTCATCCGGAGCATCAGAGTTTCGCTCCCTGGCATGAGTCCATCTCTCACCAGATGCAGCCTCAAGAGGGGCCACACATGCACAGGCTGTCTGCGGAGCCACACGTCTACATGGATAACGGGGTGTCTTCGTGTCCCCCTTCACCACACTACCCTTGTTATCCTACGGAGGGACAATTTTATGCCTCACACAGCCACTGTGGCAGCCCTCATGACCATCCGCCTAGCCCTCTGCGGTACTCTCAGGTGGGTGACGGGTTGGGGTATCAGCCCGGAATGTGGGGCTCCTGCTCTCAGGGGTATATAGACACTCTTGTGGAGCATTGGGACATCCCTGGCAGATGA